One region of Streptomyces rishiriensis genomic DNA includes:
- a CDS encoding histone-like nucleoid-structuring protein Lsr2: MAQKVVVTLFDDIDGSEAAETIAFGLDGKSYEIDLNEANAEKLRKALEPYVDAGRKRSRSGKAYKQTEVAPDPAAVRAWAQANKLEVPARGRIPKKVYEAFADAQ, translated from the coding sequence GTGGCGCAGAAGGTCGTGGTCACTCTCTTTGACGACATCGACGGCTCGGAAGCGGCGGAAACGATCGCCTTCGGACTCGACGGCAAGTCGTACGAGATCGACCTGAATGAAGCCAATGCCGAAAAACTGCGTAAGGCTCTCGAGCCCTACGTGGACGCCGGCCGCAAGCGGTCGAGGTCCGGCAAGGCGTACAAGCAGACGGAGGTCGCCCCCGACCCCGCGGCCGTCCGGGCCTGGGCCCAGGCCAACAAGCTGGAGGTGCCGGCGCGCGGCCGCATCCCCAAGAAGGTCTACGAGGCGTTCGCCGACGCCCAGTGA
- the purS gene encoding phosphoribosylformylglycinamidine synthase subunit PurS, with product MARVVVDVMLKPEILDPQGQAVQRALPRLGFEGISDVRQGKRFELEVDGPVDEAALARIHDLAESFLANTVIEDFIVKVESEEAAAGAAK from the coding sequence GTGGCACGCGTCGTAGTCGACGTCATGCTCAAGCCGGAGATCCTCGACCCCCAGGGCCAGGCGGTGCAGCGCGCACTGCCGCGGCTGGGTTTCGAGGGCATCTCCGACGTACGTCAGGGAAAGCGATTCGAACTGGAAGTTGACGGGCCGGTCGACGAGGCCGCCCTCGCCCGCATCCACGATCTTGCGGAATCCTTCCTCGCGAACACCGTGATCGAGGACTTCATCGTGAAGGTCGAGTCCGAAGAAGCAGCCGCGGGGGCCGCGAAGTGA